The Apium graveolens cultivar Ventura chromosome 6, ASM990537v1, whole genome shotgun sequence genome contains a region encoding:
- the LOC141668040 gene encoding non-specific lipid transfer protein GPI-anchored 7-like, giving the protein MKSLIVMVVMVAMMGNLAVKGNDDFPDLPLCAVSLAGCVDYLNTTTTPPDTCCLPLKEAITDQLPCLCSLYNDPSLIISLGFNITQVIELPARCGINFSITECTGSPAPISPMPFPGTPTTPSATPPSDAGRSATATFSSLFILAAAMLYRA; this is encoded by the exons ATGAAGAGCTTGATTGTGATGGTAGTGATGGTAGCCATGATGGGGAATTTGGCAGTGAAAGGAAACGACGACTTTCCGGACCTTCCGCTGTGCGCTGTGAGCCTAGCGGGCTGTGTAGATTATCTCAACACGACCACAACACCTCCAGATACTTGTTGTTTGCCACTAAAAGAAGCTATAACTGATCAGCTTCCCTGTCTGTGTAGCCTCTATAATGACCCTTCCTTGATTATATCTCTTGGATTCAATATTACTCAGGTTATTGAGCTTCCTGCTAGGTGTGGCATCAACTTCAGCATCACTGAGTGCACAG GATCACCGGCTCCGATTTCTCCAATGCCCTTTCCAGGAACTCCTACAACCCCATCAG CAACACCACCAAGTGACGCTGGCCGGAGTGCCACGGCAACATTTAGCAGCTTGTTCATATTGGCTGCAGCCATGCTCTATAGGGCATGA
- the LOC141668225 gene encoding uncharacterized protein LOC141668225 translates to MAITLSLTLSFSGTGVTPCRKTSSFPKPTNFSTKIRCIGWDPEGVLGAPSTGHIARREFQQRLEKDAGAREDFKRQVLEEKERLRNLRATRVIPDTPAGLIEYFLDTEAQELEFEIARLRPRLDEDFFSRVKFEIGQLRFGVAKTEDMEDRMIELEALQKALLEGIEAYDKLQANIVKARERLTKILTSKDIKATLLEMLERNELNKSLLTLLDENIASAHRSNQKEAADFMEKLRGAMLKYITV, encoded by the exons ATGGCCATCACTCTCAGTCTCACTCTCAGCTTCTCCGGCACCGGCGTAACCCCCTGCCGCAAAACTTCATCTTTTCCTAAACCCACCAACTTCTCTACTAAAATTCGCTGTATAGGATGG GACCCAGAAGGAGTGCTGGGCGCACCAAGTACAGGTCACATTGCGAGACGCGAGTTTCAACAACGTTTAGAGAAAGATGCTGGTGCTAGAGAAGACTTTAAGCGCCAAGTTCTTGAGGAAAAAGAACGTCTTCGTAATCTCAGAGCT ACTCGTGTAATTCCGGATACTCCTGCTGGTTTGATTGAGTATTTTCTTGATACTGAAGCTCAGGAACTTGAATTCGAGATTGCTCGTTTGAGACCTCG GTTGGATGAAGATTTTTTCTCACGCGTAAAATTTGAAATTGGACAGCTGCGTTTTGGCGTGGCGAAAACAGAG GACATGGAAGATAGAATGATTGAATTGGAAGCACTACAAAAGGCACTTCTGGAAGGAATAG AAGCCTATGATAAGTTGCAAGCTAACATTGTGAAGGCAAGAGAAAGATTAACTAAGATATTGACATCGAAGGATATCAAAGCGACT TTACTTGAAATGCTTGAACGCAACGAGCTCAACAAATCCCTGTTGACACTTCTTGATGAAAACATAGCAAGTGCGCATAGAAGTAACCAG AAAGAAGCAGCTGATTTCATGGAAAAACTTCGTGGCGCAATGTTGAAGTACATCACAGTTTAG
- the LOC141668226 gene encoding 21 kDa protein — MASLGLYLLLIFSFQYITYIRGSFVVTTSTPRATNFIKTSCKATSYPVLCFQLLSVYAGKIQQNEHELARAALSVSLAKAESTTVFVSRMPKVRGIKPREFKAVKDCIDNMQNTVNQLHRSMKELDLMDKVRVQDFVWHMSNVQTWISAALTFENTCIEGFSGPLWDGRIKASVKGRVVSVAQVTSNALALVNQFMVRRQATAAPSNIP; from the coding sequence ATGGCAAGTCTTGGCCTTTACTTGTTACTAATCTTCTCTTTTCAGTATATAACTTATATCAGAGGGTCTTTTGTTGTCACCACTTCAACCCCAAGAGCCACAAATTTCATTAAAACCTCGTGCAAGGCTACTTCATATCCTGTATTATGTTTTCAGTTGCTTTCAGTCTATGCCGGTAAAATCCAGCAAAACGAGCATGAACTTGCTCGAGCTGCCTTGTCCGTGAGCCTAGCCAAAGCTGAATCGACCACAGTGTTTGTCTCTCGAATGCCTAAAGTGCGAGGAATCAAGCCAAGAGAGTTTAAAGCAGTAAAAGATTGTATAGACAATATGCAGAATACCGTTAATCAGCTTCACCGTTCGATGAAGGAGTTGGATCTCATGGATAAAGTCAGAGTTCAGGACTTTGTGTGGCACATGAGCAATGTGCAGACATGGATTAGTGCTGCTCTCACATTTGAAAACACCTGTATTGAAGGCTTTTCTGGGCCTCTCTGGGATGGAAGAATCAAAGCCTCTGTAAAGGGAAGGGTCGTCAGTGTTGCTCAAGTCACTAGTAATGCACTTGCACTGGTAAATCAGTTCATGGTGCGACGCCAAGCTACTGCTGCTCCCAGCAATATTCCCTAG